In Deltaproteobacteria bacterium, the following proteins share a genomic window:
- a CDS encoding efflux RND transporter periplasmic adaptor subunit, whose translation MRDRKILLVVVAVVAIAAIGFFVYRRSTQKKQASAQRDQAQAAARVIPVVAAAVQRRDVPIYLDGLGNVTAFKTVTVRSQVDGLLQEVLFREGQPVKSGEILARIDPRPFLNQLRQAEGALARDTAQLQAAKVNLERYKQLAAKKLIPQQQADDQAAMVGQLEGTVQVDRATIQSAKLSLDYASIKSPIEGVSGVRIVDPGNLVHASDTNGLVVITQLDPITVLFSLPQDELPRVMRELQAGQMTVEAWSRDGSQKLSTGQLALVDNQINAATATLRLKAVFPNPQRLLWPNQFVKARLLLTTRKDALVVASTVPQRGPDGTFAYVIQQDQTVQPRNIEIDHTEGEMAIVAKGLTEGEQVVVDGQNQLRAGSKVAARQAGQPARTQREGEGPRADSPRSTPRGPRP comes from the coding sequence ATGCGGGATCGGAAAATCCTCCTCGTCGTCGTCGCTGTGGTGGCCATCGCCGCCATCGGCTTCTTCGTCTATCGCCGCAGCACACAGAAGAAGCAGGCCAGCGCGCAGCGCGACCAGGCGCAGGCCGCCGCGCGAGTCATCCCCGTCGTCGCCGCGGCGGTCCAGCGGCGGGACGTTCCCATCTACCTCGACGGGCTCGGCAACGTGACCGCGTTCAAGACCGTCACCGTCCGCTCGCAGGTGGACGGGCTGCTGCAGGAGGTGCTCTTCCGCGAAGGACAGCCGGTCAAGTCGGGCGAAATCCTGGCGCGCATCGATCCGCGGCCGTTCCTCAACCAGCTCCGCCAGGCTGAAGGCGCTCTGGCCCGCGATACGGCGCAGCTCCAGGCAGCGAAAGTCAACCTCGAGCGGTACAAGCAGCTCGCTGCGAAGAAGCTGATTCCACAGCAGCAGGCCGACGACCAGGCGGCCATGGTCGGGCAACTCGAGGGGACCGTGCAAGTCGACCGGGCGACGATCCAGTCGGCGAAGCTCAGCCTGGACTACGCAAGCATCAAGTCTCCGATCGAGGGCGTCAGCGGCGTGCGGATCGTCGATCCCGGCAACCTGGTGCACGCCTCCGACACCAACGGGCTGGTGGTGATCACGCAGCTCGACCCGATCACCGTCCTTTTCAGCCTTCCCCAGGACGAGCTGCCGCGTGTGATGCGCGAGCTGCAGGCGGGACAGATGACGGTGGAGGCCTGGAGCCGCGACGGCTCGCAGAAGCTCTCCACCGGCCAGCTCGCCCTGGTGGACAACCAGATCAACGCCGCCACCGCCACGCTCCGGCTCAAGGCGGTCTTTCCCAACCCGCAGCGGCTGTTGTGGCCGAACCAGTTCGTCAAGGCGCGCCTCTTGCTCACCACCCGCAAGGACGCGCTGGTGGTGGCGTCGACCGTACCGCAGCGCGGTCCCGACGGAACGTTCGCGTACGTCATCCAGCAGGACCAGACCGTACAGCCGCGCAACATCGAGATCGACCACACCGAAGGAGAGATGGCGATCGTCGCCAAGGGCTTGACCGAAGGCGAGCAGGTGGTGGTCGACGGTCAGAACCAGCTTCGCGCCGGCAGCAAGGTCGCCGCGCGGCAGGCGGGGCAGCCCGCTCGGACGCAGCGTGAGGGAGAGGGGCCACGCGCCGATTCGCCGCGCTCCACCCCTCGCGGACCCCGGCCGTGA